The nucleotide sequence TAGGTTGAACCAAATAAAATAGAGATCTCGTTCCGctccggaaacacatcgggaTATCATAGTGTTCACAGAATCTTTCCTGAATGTTAAGTCAAATAGTATGCAATTAAGTTCATTGACAATATAATGTTCTCTCATAACATTATTACTCAGTTCACTTTCCTTCATAGTTTGAGTGGAAGAACATCCCGCGAAGTGAATGGTTTCCGAGTCAATCAGGTGGTTAAAATATAATGCGTTCCTCTCAACGGATTAGATTTCATACAAATTCGTGAGAGATTGAGAGAACGCAAATGTGATATGTATTCCTCATTACATTATGCTTGCTAGGACATAATCCTTCGAGGGAAATGTGAATATTTCGGACTTCTTACTAACATAATTAAGTTGGATTTACGGCAATGGAGTTGTCTTATTTTGAGGTATTAGGCCGATGTATACTGCTCGTGGATTAAGCAGATCAATTGGGTTTCACATGGTGAACTTCGATCGATTGATTCACCAGGACAATATTGATTGATGAgctgtatgtattttcttctcaagtcaaacagTTTTTTACtaaaaagatccaactgatgagggttggtacgttgtactccgtaacatccctagagacttgtttgacatgggcagtggaagtagagatggcATTGACGACGAACACaaactttgccctttccagaacaaaacttaaatgaaaacatccctagtactagtacacattTCAATGGGTCCACCAGGATACAGATGAAGATGTTTACGATTATAATGTAGTAAGCTTTTACGATTATTTAATTATACGTAatatcataatataaatattggtcttttatatattttgactattttatatgtgctattattgttgtattgtatactaagttttcactattttatttgtATTACAGATAATGCCTAGAAGGAAGTGCGAGAGCTAAGCATTGTTCAAGGTACTCCAAACTCGGCGGGTACAAACAGCACTGAACAACAGACTgctgttggatcttcgaatgtccCGACTACACCTGAAGAACCAATAGAAGTTCAAAgtaaattaacatttatttacatgcgtgttgactttttgtttatttatttttaaaattcttatattaCAATATAACAATTTTCAGCTGAAATTGGTGGGACGCGGAgagttcgaggacgtacgctactaaGGGATTTATACAAGCTAGATCCAGTCGAGCATGTCCAAGTATGCAGTAATAGCTTTGATCaacctgttggatcagaagcttgCCTTCTAGCAGGGTACTTGGGCATTCTAGCacggaatgcaaatatgttgccaattaactacgagtcatggcataaaatgcccgagagtaacaagaaccaagctctcgatcagattaaggtaacaaaacgttagTGTCATTTATAGTACTTGGgtttagtttcatttatatttctttcttaacttgtgttttttgtaggcgagatttgctctagaggtctccgatgcttatgtaaagaaggcattgggaaaaagatggagagaccataagagaACTTTAAAGAGAGACTACTTTAAGACCAAAACAACACTCGATGAGAGATTACAAAATGTCCCActgggaatgctgaggtaccaatgggaagaggtcgttagattttggacttcgaagaaaggagaggtatgtgtTACTACAAaatcttgtaattattttggtttatagtattcactaattaacatattaataatttcataacgtaggatcgtgagcAAGTTGGAAAAGTAgtaggcagaaacaaaaattcactcacacagctggctcgagaagttttgcttgtgtagctcagGTCGaggtattttgattttttaatactGTCAGATATATATTACTTTCTATCAATTACTGTATTGTAGGACTGTCTCGGTCAAAATTTGACGTCTTTAATTTTTGAATACAAGAGAAAGATGAACCTATGATCCTGAAGCTGCAAATTTGGTAGTTTGTTATCAtttgattgttttattttttttttttttctattggtttattttttgtatatttttattatgttgcatttgttttttttatagattGCGTTctactatgtgatttatttattaggaaattAAAGATAAAAGGCGGAGTCGATGCGATGCTTCCGTGATAGTTCTGTTatattgacgacattgataaccggattatcatTGAAGTTTTGGGTCTTGAAGGTATGCGGTTCGGTTTCAgtatcttttgttaacccatcccAATATTTCGGATCTAGCTCGCAACAATACATACCTTctgggagtcaggctcaagctaaAGTCCAGAAGTTAAGAGatcagatggctcagatgcaagcgacaacagttgaggttcaacgaaagtatgaAGACCTCCAGCTGCAGTTTCAAGCAGAtgcggcagcgagggaagcaaGGGAAGCAGAGTAGCATAGAAAGTACGATGAcctccagcagcagcttcagaatatgatgaagatgtttaccCTACAGTTGCCGTCTtagactatcgtgtaaatatttttatcattttgacttttaattatcattttaacttttatcatttttgtaagaataatacgaattttattttatttattgatatttattatatattattcgtTTAATTTTAAATCTTATATAGATTTATTACTTTCGGTtggttttgatttgatttttttctgatttgtttttacaggagggcagaaaatataaaaaataaaattcacaaatctgccaaaattagcggcgttttttaaaaaagcgccgttaaaggtcgttgtcattagcggcgtttgtagaaAAAATCACCGCTAAAGGTcaaggtctttagcggcgcttgtgGAAAGAGTTCCGCTAAAGgtcagggtctttagcggcgattgtaggaaaagcgccgctaaagatcagggtctttagcggcgtttgtcgaACAAGtgctgctaaaggtcatggtctttagtggCGCAATCCCaaaacaccgctaaaagtcatgacctttagcggcgtttatttcaaaaaacgccgctataggtagCGACGCTCTCATTAGCGGTGTTTTTTTCGGCACTTCTAAAACGCTGCAATTGCttttagcgccgctaaaagcctgttttggtgtagtgacagAATACGCTGGTAATTAACTCAATAAGGCATACTCAAACAATTAGCCACATAAAGGTTTAACATTCCTAATAATTGAGGGGGGCAGAAATTGGcttgaagaaaattttagaaaacacaaaATTTGATATGGACAAAATTTAGTGATTAcagatattataattatatatgaattaaagttaatatttaattttactcaattaaaataaaatccatatCCTTACCCAATAACTAATATTTGTGGCAACAAGCAAACAATTTTATTGCATGTAAATTTTAATCGATATATTACACATCAAAGAAACAATCAGAGGATAAAAAATTTACAAGCTGATAATGCAATTAACCAAGCTAAAAGATCTTCAACTCTACACAATTCACTGCTTGGCATACGTAACATGAAATATTTTGAATCTTTTGAGAAATACCAATCATTGCATAATAGGATTACACATTTATTTGtagaaattcaaatttaataaaaaaaagggtttagAGTATGTTATTATATATCAGCATGAACTGTTGGTTCATCCTTCATCATGTCTTCTAACTCCTTAACAAAACTTTTCATAGTGGAGGCTGGCAGACAAACTGGAACTATGATTTCATCCTCCCCTTTCTTATTCTTGGATGGTATATAAAAGCTTATTAGCTCCCAACAAGTTTCTGGTCCCATAAAGACCGCTTCACCCCATCCAAAATCAACCTCTTTAAACTTTGCTCGCGTTAAATCCGACACGATGTAGGATCCCACCAATTTAACATTTGGTCGACCTCTAGTGACCAATAAATCCATTGTTGATTTCATGTACTCCTCCGTTACCTTTGTCTTGGCTTGTTTCACTAGCTTTAATGCATATGCTAGTGGGTTTTGGGTTAGCTTTCCAACGCTTGATGAAGCCATAGGGAAGCCAAGTGCATTCCCATAATATCCCAATGGCAAAGGAGGCTTGAACTTGAAACGAGCATTAACGATGCAAATAAGGCGAACATCTTCGTTTGGATCGAGTTTCAAAGCTTTCGTACGACAGCGCCATAAGCATGCAGATAAGATATCAAATGTTGAACAACGGAGGTTGTGGGGGACAAATCTACGGAGTGATGAAATATGAGATTGtctaaataaaaatgaacaacaaACCAAGTTGTCTGTCGGAATAATTGTTCCGTTTTCTGGACCTGAAGTATTGTGAGAGTATTCCTCGTGCTGATATGTTATGAGTGGTGAATCTCGAGCACTCAAGAGATGCCTTTCCCAAACTGGTGGCGTTGAGGGAACAAGTGCACCACGTGCTATCTCTCCTATGGCAGTCATGAATTGGGAGAGGCCAGTTCCGTCGGCCATTGTGTGGTTAAACCGATGTGCAAAGATGAAGCCACCACATTTCAACCGTGTTACCTactcaaatatatataagctAGAGTATGTCATACTCACGACctaggtaaaaaaataaaaatgtatatttataaaaaaagataTGTAAGAAATAAAGGAGGTTTTGCTTGAAACAAAAAAATTGAGGGTATAGAGATCTTGATTTTTTAAGTTCAAATCCTACCATTTGCAAAttaattttaggtttaaattatttttttgtaaattttataaaaaaattataaaagataaaaaaaccctaataatatttattttttatataaaatacttTTTAGTCTATTCTAAATTAAGTTGGTGTGGATTAGTTCATGGCATCAATTAAATTAGAGACTTAAACACctcaaagttttatttttcaatttaatccataacttTAGGTTTTAATCTTTAGCACCATCATATAATTTATACAATTCAGTcttataatattttctttttatttgtttaattcagCCATTGGATTGCGGTTATAGGTTTATCCATTCCTTAAATTTGGTCTTTGATCCGgttttaaacatattaattaaaatttaattgaatacataaattattaattttagaaaaaatttaagaaatctactatttttaaaacttaattttaaaaatatatttaccaacatattttataatataagtaATGTTAAAAAGTTTAAAGAGTTTTATAACAACATTTTTATAAATAGATGaaaaatcacattttaaattacttttaaaataatataaattttaaatttcataatttataatcACTGTTAAAAGTTTTAgaataacataatttataatcattaaattaaattttttgttaaatagtATTTAGATAATGTTTTATAATTCTTAAAAGCATTGAATTTATAGCTGTTTTAATTATTGTTTCACTTATtggttttaacaatatttttttgaatagtcaatttgtattttttttcatatattcataaaatctataaaaataaataatatttaatacattttaattgatATACATAGTCAATCCCTACACCccataagtaaaaaaaaactaatatatatgatatgtaaaaaaataatatagtttGATGTTAGTAAAGTGGATTACTTCTTACATGTTCGTATAAATTAGAGaagaataaagtttaaaaaaaaacaaatacctGGATTAACAACAATGGAGAATTTAGCAAACCGTTGGAACCAGGGACATCGTAAAGAAGCTCCTCTGCACAAGGAAATGGTGGGTAAAGCTCGTCACCAAAGTCCACCAACGAAACATCAGCATCAGCCTCAATAAACAAGACACCTTCACCAGTGCAATCAACTATGAGCTTGCGGTTAGGTCCTTCCCTTAATCTACCAGCAAATGGATAATAAAACACCAGAGCTTTAGCCAATGCCTCCTTAATGACCTTAGCAGGATCCTGCCCTTTCATGGAGAGGTTGCTCTGGTGAAAATGGAACCCTCGGACATGGAATCGGTGGCCCTCTTGATCATCAACGTCTGAGAGTGGTTTACACTCATGAGGAGTTGGCTCACATGGGACGACGAGCTCAGCTTCTTGCCTACGGACTGTAAACACTAGAGATTTGGATGGTAACAATGCCATGTTCTAAATGCGATAgaaatttcttttccctttcTCCTTTACATTCAATCAATGTTCCTTATGGGATTTTATAGTGTGAGTTACAAAGACATGTTggctatataatatatatttgaattaactATGTTGTACATATGGTTTACTTTAGAAGTTGACAATCACTTGGCAGCTGGAATCTTTCTTAACTTAGCCAGCAACCACTAATGTTTGTTTTTGAGGGACACCAACCTCTGATGTTGAATCTAGTTTTTACGTACAGGTTTTTATAGTACAAGTTGTCACCAATTGTCTACTAAGCACTTTTCAAAATTAAGGTTCTTTAAATCATTGGGATATAGTTTAGGCtatgaaaatgaacaaattatcTTAATATCTCATTACTTttgctttttataatttatctaaatttgaaattgattttcacatgtaactttttattttttattttttaaattttgtaagcACTGTGATTAGAAATGGTAATGAATTAATTGGGTTtgacattaatattatacataggGTTTAAATTTAGTCAGGTGTAAAGTATGAGCTTGAAATTATGCTTTGATTGTCTATATTTATAAATGGTTAGTTCCAACTCATTTATCCatcatattattttcttaattgtttaaaatatatattatttttatttaatatttaataattttatgtactatcatcatatatttttattttatgaaatttataaatataaatagcctgaattttttaaatatttacattacatggaaaaaaacattatattatctatctatatattatataaaacacGTGTTTGAGAAAACATTTGAATTGATAAAAATACTCTTCATTgttgatt is from Gossypium hirsutum isolate 1008001.06 unplaced genomic scaffold, Gossypium_hirsutum_v2.1 scaffold_1400, whole genome shotgun sequence and encodes:
- the LOC107919049 gene encoding benzyl alcohol O-benzoyltransferase: MALLPSKSLVFTVRRQEAELVVPCEPTPHECKPLSDVDDQEGHRFHVRGFHFHQSNLSMKGQDPAKVIKEALAKALVFYYPFAGRLREGPNRKLIVDCTGEGVLFIEADADVSLVDFGDELYPPFPCAEELLYDVPGSNGLLNSPLLLIQVTRLKCGGFIFAHRFNHTMADGTGLSQFMTAIGEIARGALVPSTPPVWERHLLSARDSPLITYQHEEYSHNTSGPENGTIIPTDNLVCCSFLFRQSHISSLRRFVPHNLRCSTFDILSACLWRCRTKALKLDPNEDVRLICIVNARFKFKPPLPLGYYGNALGFPMASSSVGKLTQNPLAYALKLVKQAKTKVTEEYMKSTMDLLVTRGRPNVKLVGSYIVSDLTRAKFKEVDFGWGEAVFMGPETCWELISFYIPSKNKKGEDEIIVPVCLPASTMKSFVKELEDMMKDEPTVHADI